In Salvelinus sp. IW2-2015 linkage group LG8, ASM291031v2, whole genome shotgun sequence, the sequence NNNNNNNNNNNNNNNNNNNNNNNNNNNNNNNNNNNNNNNNNNNNNNNNNNNNNNNNNNNNNNNNNNNNNNNNNNNNNNNNNNNNNNNNNNNNNNNNNNNNNNNNNNNNNNNNNNNNNNNNNNNNNNNNNNNNNNNNNNNNNNNNNNNNNNNNNNNNNNNNNNNNNNNNNNNNNNNNNNNNNNNNNNNNNNNNNNNNNNNNNNNNNNNNNNNNNNNNNNNNNNNNNNNNNNNNNNNNNNNNNNNNNNNNNNNNNNNNNNNNNNNNNNNNNNNNNNNNNNNNNNNNNNNNNNNNNNNNNNNNNNNNNNNNNNNNNNNNNNNNNNNNNNNNNNNNNNNNNNNNNNNNNNNNNNNNNNNNNNNNNNNNNNNNNNNNNNNNNNNNNNNNNNNNNNNNNNNNNNNNNNNNNNNNNNNNNNNNNNNNNNNNNNNNNNNNNNNNNNNNNNNNNNNNNNNNNNNNNNNNNNNNNNNNNNNNNNNNNNNNNNNNNNNNNNNNNNNNNNNNNNNNNNNNNNNNNNNNNNNNNNNNNNNNNNNNNNNNNNNNNNNNNNNNNNNNNNNNNNNNNNNNNNNNNNNNNNNNNNNNNNNNNNNNNNNNNNNNNNNNNNNNNNNNNNNNNNNNNNNNNNNNNNNNNNNNNNNNNNNNNNNNNNNNNNNNNNNNNNNNNNNNNNNNNNNNNNNNNNNNNNNNNNNNNNNNNNNNNNNNNNNNNNNNNNNNNNNNNNNNNNNNNNNNNNNNNNNNNNNNNNNNNNNNNNNNNNNNNNNNNNNNNNNNNNNNNNNNNNNNNNNNNNNNNNNNNNNNNNNNNNNNNNNNNNNNNNNNNNNNNNNNNNNNNNNNNNNNNNNNNNNNNNNNNNNNNNNNNNNNNNNNNNNNNNNNNNNNNNNNNNNNNNNNNNNNNNNNNNNNNNNNNNNNNNNNNNNNNNNNNNNNNNNNNNNNNNNNNNNNNNNNNNNNNNNNNNNNNNNNNNNNNNNNNNNNNNNNNNNNNNNNNNNNNNNNNNNNNNNNNNNNNNNNNNNNNNNNNNNNNNNNNNNNNNNNNNNNNNNNNNNNNNNNNNNNNNNNNNNNNNNNNNNNNNNNNNNNNNNNNNNNNNNNNNNNNNNNNNNNNNNNNNNNNNNNNNNNNNNNNNNNNNNNNNNNNNNNNNNNNNNNNNNNNNNNNNNNNNNNNNNNNNNNNNNNNNNNNNNNNNNNNNNNNNNNNNNNNNNNNNNNNNNNNNNNNNNNNNNNNNNNNNNNNNNNNNNNNNNNNNNNNNNNNNNNNNNNNNNNNNNNNNNNNNNNNNNNNNNNNNNNNNNNNNNNNNNNNNNNNNNNNNNNNNNNNNNNNNNNNNNNNNNNNNNNNNNNNNNNNNNNNNNNNNNNNNNNNNNNNNNNNNNNNNNNNNNNNNNNNNNNNNNNNNNNNNNNNNNNNNNNNNNNNNNNNNNNNNNNNNNNNNNNNNNNNNNNNNNNNNNNNNNNNNNNNNNNNNNNNNNNNNNNNNNNNNNNNNNNNNNNNNNNNNNNNNNNNNNNNNNNNNNNNNNNNNNNNNNNNNNNNNNNNNNNNNNNNNNNNNNNNNNNNNNNNNNNNNNNNNNNNNNNNNNNNNNNNNNNNNNNNNNNNNNNNNNNNNNNNNNNNNNNNNNNNNNNNNNNNNNNNNNNNNNNNNNNNNNNNNNNNNNNNNNNNNGTATGGTAAATGGTCTGAGAGAGAAACCCTTTTCTAACCCTGTTTGTTGAACCACTGCCTGCTGAGACCGTTTGGTTGGAGAGCAGAACTTTGGAATTCGTGCCCGCAAGAAATGGTAATGCGGGTATTGTTGTTAAGTGACTAGTCTTTTGTTATTTGAAAGTTTAGGTTACTTTTATAAGTTGCCATGTATATAGACAGGACTGTTAAGGATGTAGGTGCCCTATGCACTGATCTGGGGGTGGTTAGTGTTTCCCCCCCTTTGGAGGACTGGGGTAAGGTAAGCTGATCTAGATCTGTTGCTCTGGGGCAACTTAACTTCTAAGTGGGGTTTGTCCCATTATGGTACACTGTTCTCTATTGTTGGAGTATAACTTTGACCTGGGAACCCATTTGGACGCAGCCTGAGTACGGACCCATTGTTTATCTATGAATTTAATTACCAAAAAAAGTGAACTCTCTATGGCAACTGAATACTACTTGTAATTTGGCCAATGGATGCCTTGAATGCATTGTCCAGAGTAACATTTTAAGACATGCAAACACAGTAAGTAAAATTTGAATATAAAAGGTTTATGGTTTAGAAGACCCAAGATATTAAAGGCAGAGTCATTCCATATCTTTGGAAGATTATGCTGGATTGAAATTTAAAGCAATGTTCAGAGAGCTGCATTACGGTATACGTTGACTCAAATCGCTAATACCTTTTACATTTGAGCACGGAccttccgcgatacggattgaatccaggcaCAGTTCTTGCATCTGACTACTGATTCGAGTCTTTTTTAAATATACGTGAAGTTCATTTTTAAATTCTTACCCGTTTAATATGAAGTAAAATGGGAGACCAGTATTGTTCTGAAAGGAACTTTCAAGCCACTGGGGTAATTGTTTCTTTGATTCTATTGTTATCAGGTATGAGTTTTGATCTAGCTGACCCCTGTACTGTGGATATGTATGATTTCTCATGTGGTGATATTTATGAGATTGAACAACACTTAGTTGTCAAATGTCGGCCTGTACATACCGTGGGTTAGGAAATTGACATTCATTTGAAAAATTACTCTGATTTTGAAATAAAATTGGTTTAGTTTTAGTATCCACTAGCAACTCAGAATTACTATTAAAGATGAAAATAGAATTGCTACTTGGTTATCCAAAATAATATCACAGTCATCTTCTTAACTATACATTCCCCATCACAGGAGCTCGTGTTCCAGGTAACTTAACACCAAAACTATTCATCAAGCAGTTTACTACAACAAAAACACTTTCTGCATCGACTTTGTTGTAAATAACAGGTTTTCACTAGCACAGAGTTAACCCTTTGCTGCGGTCTGCACAGGTCCTTTCCTTTGGCATGTTGATGGCCAATCTGATTTTCCCAGAAAGCCCTGTGTGACGAGGTTCAGTGTCTCTGTGGGCTACATTCCAATGTTCATCCTAGCATACTAAGTACTTAAATGCTTGcccaatacattgcttcattGGAATGTAGCCGATGGTATGCTGCTGTGGCTATTTGGAACAGAACCTTGTTGAAGCTGCGTCCCTGTGCTTTATCAGTGGTTGGATGTAGAACTGCAGGGGTCTGCTTGCATACCTCTCAATGGTTTTCTCTGGCCCTGTATTCAGGTCAGAGTGGATGAGGGAAGTTACACACATCAAGAGGTTGTGGGCTTACATTGAGCATGCTTGTCCTCCTCCAGAGAGGCCGTCGCTCATCACCTCAGAGTCCTCGCTCTCGTCCTTGTCATACCACCCAGATCGGAGCGTCCCCCGCTGTCCTCTTCACACCCTCTGCTCGACAGGGCGGACTGCGTAGCGGTGTGTACATGTTCCAGTCACAACTGCACAGGACACAGAGACAAATGAACACGACCACATTCCACACTGTTACAGGACACACATCCAGATCTGTATAACGTCTGAaccaagacagaagaaaacagttaaaaaaaagagagatgtGTAGTATATTTGAACTTTACAGTTTCGAGAGATCCTCAAAGTGCTTTTGGAATACTCTTCTGCAGTGACTGAATGGTGGGAAGAATGGCTCCAGACCTGATCAGCACAAAACAGTGTTTAGCAGTCTGCCCTCTGCTTGTGGCTTCACAATCCTTTATCTAAATGACTACAAGATGCCATTTCTCCTCAGTAAATGTTGAGCTGTTTTTGATATGAAGATAAGCCTGTATTTCTATGGTGTGTTTGTGGCCAGCAGGACCCACCTGGTTTTGAGTTTCTGTCCATGCTGCGTGAGGAGAGACTGCGACCAGCTCAGGTAGAACTGACAGGTGACCACATCGCTCCAGGGCTGATGCTATGAAACCTAACAGTTTCTCTACATAGACATCAGGCAGGAGCCGCACACCACGGCGactaaaacacacagagagacatgctGTGGGATGCGTGTGACTACAACCATGATAATCTACTGGTCTGTGGTCACAAAAAAACTAACTCTTACATCCTCCAAGACCCAACCTCTCATTTTTACAAACAAGTACAGATCGCAGCACTTCTGACCAGAAATTAAAGTCACATGACACCTTCACGGAAACAGAAATGCCCATGAGCACTCACTCTGGTGGTGTGGCACGGCCTCCAGGACTTCTTGTGTGAGGGCGGTCTCGTTGAGGCGGAACGCCAGCACGATGGCTGCCGGCCCACTCGGCCTGGCGCAGCTGTCGACGGACACTGAACGGGTCACGTCCAGGGTCAAGGTGTAGGGGTCAAACACCAGCGCCCCGTCCCAGAGAGAAGGGTCAGCAGGCCCTCCGGAGGTTAGCAGCCCAGCGTacgacctgagagagagagagaggtggaagggaaagagagagagtggagggaaagagaagaagagagaggtgagggggaaagaggaagaagagggaggggaacagagagaagagagaggttggagggaaagagagaagaagaggtggaggggaaagagagaagagagaggtggaggggaaagagaagagaaggtggaggggaaagagagaagagagaggtggagggaaagagagaagaggagaggtggaggggaaagagagaagagagagtgggaggggaaagagagaagagagaggtggaggggaagagaggagagaggtggaggggaaagagagaagagagaggtggagggaaagagagaagagaggggtggaggggaaagagagaagagagggtggaggggaaagagagaagagagggggaggggaaagagaggtgagggaaatgagagaaagagagatgtggagggagaagagagatgtgaggggaaagagagaagagagagtggagggggaaagagagaaagagagaggggagggaaagaggaggaagagagaggtgggaggggaaagagagaagagagaggtgagagcgggaaagagagaagaagatgtggaggggaaagagagaaaagcgTTACATTGGATATCCGTGGTTCAGAACGATGCACCAGGTGGCTCTTCAGCAGAACCAAGCTCAGATAAGACACTTGTAATCCTGATACTAACCAGTAGGAGAGAAGCGGGAGAGAGCTCACTCTGATTTCAGGCTTTGAAATGGCGAGAGCTCATGTCTCCTTTCCTAACCCCTGGCAGACTGAGCTCTACCCCGTCCCATCACCCACCCCCTCATCCACCAGCGCCAGACTCCCCAAACTCTGTCATTTTCCTCCGGTCCAAGAACTCCTGGAAGGAGACAGAAAAACAGGACAAGATCAATCTCACGCAACATCTGACTAGAAGACTGCTAGCCGCCATTCTACTAGCACAGTGTACTGTTATATATGCTCTGATAGGTGTGCTGTATATATGTTCTGtaggtgtactgtatatatgctcTGTAGGTGTGCTGTATATATGCTCTGtaggtgtactgtatatatgctcTGTAGGTGTGCTGTATATATGCTCTgtaggtgttgctgtatatatatgCTGTATATATGCTCTGTAGGTGTTGCTGTATTATATGTTGTATATATGCTCTGAAGGTGTGCTGTATATATGCTCTGTAGGTGTGCTGTATATATGCTCTGTAGGTGTGCTGTTATATATGCTCTGAAGGTGTGCGTACATTTGCTCTGACAGGTGTGCTGTATATATGCTCTGTTAGGTGTACTGTATATATCGCTCTGTAGGTGTGCTGTAATATATGCTCTGTATGTTGTGCTGTATATATGGCTCTGATGGTGTGCTGTATATATGCTCTGAGGTGTTGCTTGTAATATGTTCTGTAGGTGTACTGTATAATGCTCTGTAGGTGTGCTGTATATATATGCTCTGGTGTGCGTGTATAGTATGCTCTGaaggtgtactgtatatatgctcGTAATTGCTTGTATGGAGGTGTCTGTATATATGCTGTATATATGCTCTGAAGTGTGCTGTATATATCTGTAGGTGTACTGTATTATGCTCTGTaggtgtactgtatatatcctctgtaggctgtactgtatattatgctCTGTAGGTGTGCTGTATATATGCTCTGTAGGTGTGCTGTATATATGCTCTGTAGGTGTGCTGTATATATGCTGTTATATGCTCTGAGGTGTGCTGTATATATGCTCTGTAGGTGTGCTGTATATATGCTGTATATATGCTCTGATGGTATTCTTGCTGTATATATGCTCTGAAGTTGTGCTGTATAATGCTCTGTAGGTGTGCTGTATATATGCTCTGTAGTGTGCTGATATATGCTCGAAGGTTGTGCTGTATATATGCTCTGTAGGTGTGCTGTATATATGCTCTGAAGGTGTGCTGTATATTTGCTGTATATATGCTCTGtaggtgtactgtatatatgcttGAAGGGTGCTGTATATATGCTCTGTAGGTGTGCTGTTATATATGCTCTGTAGTGTGCTGTATATATGCTCTGTAGGTGTGCTGTATATATTGCTCTGTAGGTGTGCTGTGTTATATGCTCTGaaggtgtactgtatatatgctgTATATATGCTCTGTAGGTGTGCTGTATATATGCTGTATATATGCTCtgaaggtgtgtgtatatatgctgTATATATGCTCTGTAGGTGTGCTGTATATATGCTGTATATTATGCTGTAGGTGTGCTGTATATATGCTGTATATTGCTCTGTAGGTGTGCTGTATATatgctgtatatacagtgggggaacaagtatttgatacactgccgatttttgcaggttttcctacttacaaagcatgtagagtctgtaatttttatcataggtacacttcaactgtaagagacggaatctaaaacaaaaaaatccgaaaatcacattgtatgatttttaagtaattaatttgcattttattgcatgacataagtatttgatcacctaccaaccagtaagaattccggctctcacagacctgttagtttttctttaagaagccctcctgttcttcactcattacctgtattaactgcacctgttgaactcgttactgtataaaagacacactcaatcaaaacagactccacctctccacaatggccaagaccagagagctgtgtaaggactcagggataaaattgtagacctgcacaaggctgggtgggctacaggacaataggcaagcagcttggtgagaaggcaacaaactgttggcgcaattattagaaaatggaagaagttcaagatgacggtcaatcaccctcgggtctggggctccatgccaagatctcacctcgtggggcatcaatgatcatgaggaggtgagggatcagcccagaactacacggcaggacctgggtcaataacctgaagagagctgggacacagtctcaaaggaaaaccattagtaacacaccatgccgtcatggattaaaatcctgcagcgcacgcaagatccccctgctcaagccagcgcatgtccagcccgtctgaagtttgccaatgaccatctggatgatccagaggaggaatgggagaaggtcaggtggtctgatgagacaaaaatagagctttttgtctaaactccactcgccgtgtttggaggaagaagaaggatgtgtacaaccccaagaacagcatcccaacctGAGCatatggaggtggaaacatcattctttgggatgcttttctgcaaaggggacagggacgactgcaccgtattgaggggaggatggatggggccatgtatcgcgagatcttggccaacaacctccttccctcagtaagagcattgaagatggtcgtgctggttcttccagcatgacaacgacccaaaacacacagccagggcaactaagggtgGCTCcgttaagaagcatctcaaggtcctggtgggcctagccagtctccagacctgaacccaatagaaaaatctttggagggagctgaaagtccgtattgcccagcgacagccccgaaacctgaaggatctggagaaggtctgtatggggagtggcccaaaatccctgctgcagtgtgtgcaaacctggtcaagaactacaggaaacgtatgatctctgtaattgcacacaaaggtttctgtaccaaatattaagtttctgcttttctgatgtatcaaatacttattgtcatgcaataaaatgcaaatttatttacttaaaaatcatacaatgtgattttctggatttttgttttagattccgtctctcacagttgaagtgtacctatgataaaaattacagacctctacatgctttgtaagtaggaaaattgCAAAATAGgcagtgatcaaatacttgttctcccactgtatgctTTCTGTAGTGTGCTGTATATATGCTCTGAAAGGTGTGCTGTATATATGCTCTGAAGGTGTGCTGTATATATGCTCTGAAGGTTGCTGTATATATGCTCTGTAGGTGTGCTGTATATATGCTTAGATATATTGCTCTGAAGGTTGTGCTGTATATATTGCCTCTGTAGTGTACTATGTATATATGCTCTGTAGTGGTGTACTGTATAAATGCTCTGTAGGTGTGCTGTATATATGCTCTGtaggtgtactgtatatatgctctgtaggtgtactgtatatatgctcTGTAGGTGTACTGTATAAATGCTCTGAAGCGTGTACTGTATAAATGCTCTGTAGGTCGCCTGTGGTCAGTACTGTACCTCCATGGCGTCCAGGACAGGTTGCAGGAGATCTCAAACTTCTTCATGAGGATCTGTTCTCTGATGTTGTAGATGCAGACAACTTGGACTGGCCTCCAGCCAGGATGGACTCCCCGTCTGCAGAGTAGCACAGCGACGTGAAGGACCTGGAATACACAGTATGGGTGGCCACACTTAATGCCCGATGGGAAACTGTGAGGTAATTACTAAGACGCTGCTTAGGGAAATGAACGGTTGGTCCAATTAACCAGAACACTGGAGAAACACAAACAGGTTACTCCACTCACTTGCCCTTGGCGGACTGTTTGGAGGTGATCTTCTCGGTCTCCTTGCGTCCCATCTCCAGGTCGTGGCGTCCGCTGACGAGCCTGTCTGATGGCTGACTGGGTGGTTCCAGAAGGAGATCTCTCCGTCCAGCGTGGCCACGGCCAGCTCCTGACCATCCGGCCGGTACGACCCGCCAGGCTGCACAACCAATCGGCGGACAGAGGCACTTCATTCAGTGTTTCCCTACTTACCATTCTTCCGCTGAATCCCAAATCGTCTCTACACTCAGCCACACTATGACAATAGTGTCTGTCTGGAAACAACTAACAACTCTGGATTAGGAAAATGACGAAGAAATGCTCATTTAGCAGAAAACTATCCCATTAACATGACTGTCAGTCAGAGAGCTGTAGAAGGGACTGGAGGGGAGACGCGAGGGCTTACCGTCAGAGGTGAGACGGAGCGTCTCTTTGGTCTGCCAGCTGTCCATCATGTCCCAGAGGCGGACCGTCTTGTCCCATGATGCACTGGCCAGGATGGTGACTCACCGGGCTGAAGCACAGACAGCTCACTGGGCCTCGTGGCCCCCAGGACCTCTAGCAGGCGTCCAGTCTGCATGGACCAGATGAAGACCTCGAAGGAGTCCTGGGCCCCAGCGCTCACAGGTCCCCGCTCGGGTTCCACGCCAGAGACGGAAACTGGGCCGGCGCGGAACGTGACGTCCGGAAATTACGGGTACCTGTGTAGATACAGTAGTCCAGACAATCAACTATCAGTATGAACCACTCATGAACCATAGAGCCTGTTTCTCTATGAAACCTTCCTAGTGTATGGTGATTGAAAGGGAAAACAGTGTTTCTTGGAAGATTTATATAATGGTACATTGCTAGTTGTTTTAATTAAAGGGGAGTATTGTGCATGTCTGTCTTCAACAGGTTTGTGGTGTGTAGGGTGGGTGAAGCTGCTTCACCAGTGTGTTCTCTTACCTGTGCAGGTCTGAAGGGCTCGGACCTGTTCCGTCCAGGGAGGCGCTTGACGTTGACCAAAAGCCTCGCTCTGGAGGTGAAGGTGACGTtagtgacagagctggtgtgttCTGTGAACGTGACGAAGCACAAGCCGCTGGTCATGTTCCACACTTTCACCTGAAACACAGAACACCATCAGCATTCACATGCCTGTttgaaaacacagggaaatccTGCTGTTGTTACCTAACCATAGAATCATTTGGGGGATGCTTATATTAGTTGTGTAATGAAATtgtgtttcttgcatatcccaGCTTCCCCTAAAGCtcccgcagggagtggggtcatggccagggtcaCCATTTTCATGACCTTGGTATTSCAAAAACGTTGTATCATTCAGCCAACACGTGGTTTGGCACAACAGAACAACTGAGATGKYGCAGCTAACAGGCCATGGAGAAAAATMTARAAGAACTCACTTTCCCATCATCCCCCCCTGTAGCGATGTACTGTCCGTCGGGGGAGTAAGCCAGGGCGGCCATGTTGTTGAAGTGTCCCTGCTGTTTGAACACGTAGGATTCACTCTGCCACTCCCACACCAGCAGCTGGCCCAGACCTGGACAACACACAAGGCAACGTGTCACACGGGTAATTGATGATACTTTGTTCCTGTGTTAAACACTGCAAGTTTGGATGTGCTATTTGGGTATGTTAATTGAGACACCATGAGACCATACCTGAGCAGCCAAAGCCTATCCAGTCGCCAGAGCTGTTCATTGACACTGTGGCGATCCTCTGGTCTGAGATACTGAGagaacacatgaaaacacacaggCTCAGCTATTGCTACTAGCCAATAATACTAGTACAACAAAACCTAATTGTCCTAACTGTCCTAACAACTTATGATGAATGACACCCACGAGTAAGAACTGCAGGCTTGGGGGCTGAATGAAACTGGTCATTGAGTGGTTCAACAGTCGaggagttagtgtgtgtgtgtccgtgtgtgtgaccCCTGACCTTAGGGAGTGGATGAGGTTGAACTCGGGCAGTTCGTGGAGATGGAAGATCCCCGAGGCGAACCCAGTCACCAGGATGTGTGTGGGCTTGTGGAACGCTGCAGCCGTCAGGTTGTTGAAGTCACCCTCCTTGTTGAAGAAGTGTCTGATGGAGACCAACACAACAGGCAGCGTCCAATCAGAAACCAACCTCACATTGGTAACACTCAGTCGGCCCAAAACAAATGTAAGTATCATCAGTCTTTATTTGTAAATCGCTTGGTAAGACTTGGTTAGACTCATGGCCAGGCAAACCGCCGAGGCAGTATGCTGCTGTACCACAGATACTTCAACATGTTTCTGAGGTGACATACTTGGCCAGGCAAACCGTCGAGGCAGTATGCTGCTATACCACAGATACTTCAACATGTTTGTGAGATGACATACTTGCTCCTCTGTTTGTATCTGACGTTCTTGGTTCCCTCCTTCTCCTTgggtctctctcctttccctctgatcacctctcctctgggctcttcctcctctcctctccttctcctctctcctccttctcctctctccactggtaGCCTGGTCTTTTCTCAGAACCAGCCCGTCCAGCTCCGTatcactctcccacacacacagcgtcCCGNNNNNNNNNNNNNNNNNNNNNNNNNNNNNNNNNNNNNNNNNNNNNNNNNNNNNNNNNNNNNNNNNNNNNNNNNNNNNNNNNNNNNNNNNNNNNNNNNNNNTTAGGCCCCCCAAGTTTGGGGCGAAGTGAGACCCGAGAAAAGTAGGGCAGCTCCAACTGGGTGAATAGGTTCTGATGTTTTGTCTTTGAGACCTTGACAATgagccagacagagacagttatCTGACTATCAGGGTCAGCTAACAGAATAGTCTGACGGCCTGTTGTCTGGTTCTCTTATC encodes:
- the pwp2h gene encoding LOW QUALITY PROTEIN: PWP2 small subunit processome component (The sequence of the model RefSeq protein was modified relative to this genomic sequence to represent the inferred CDS: inserted 9 bases in 8 codons; deleted 9 bases in 9 codons; substituted 1 base at 1 genomic stop codon), which encodes MLNPLQHSLFTBDCMAXHDSNTIIKFADDTTVGTLCVWESDTELDGLVLRKTRLPVERGEGGERRRRGEEEEPRGEVIRGKGERPKEKEGTKNVRYKQRSKHFFNKEGDFNNLTAAAFHKPTHILVTGFASGIFHLHELPEFNLIHSLSISDQRIATVSMNSSGDWIGFGCSGLGQLLVWEWQSESYVFKQQGHFNNMAALAYSPDGQYIATGGDDGKVKVWNMTSGLCFVTFTEHTSSVTNVTFTSRARLLVNVSASLDGTVDCLDYCIYTGTRNFRTSRSAPAQFPSLAWNPSGDXVSAGAQDSFEVFIWSMQTGRLLEVLGAXRGPVSCLCFSPVSTILASASWDKTVRLWDMMDSWQTKETLRLTSDGTGGSYRPDGQELAVATLDGEISFWNHPVSHQTGXVSGRHDLEMGRKETEKITSKQSAKGKSFTSLCYSADGESILAGGQSKXVCIYNIREQILMKKFEISCNLXLDAMEEFLDRRKMTEFGSLALVDEGVGDXDGVELSLPGVRKGDMSSRHFKPEIRVSSLRFSPTGXSYAGLLTSGGPADPSLWDGALVFDPYTLTLDVXPFSVRRQLRQAEWAAAIVLAFRLNETALTQEVLEAVPHHQIAVVCGXLPDVYVEKLLGFIASALERCGHLQFYLSWSQSLLTQHGQKLKTRSGAILPTIQSLQKSIQKHFEDLSKLCDWNMYTPLRSPPCRAEGVKRTAGDAPIWVV